From a single Labrenzia sp. PHM005 genomic region:
- a CDS encoding glycine C-acetyltransferase codes for MAQEFLSDITATLKDIEAEGLYKRERLITSPQGGHIAVGGRDVINLCANNYLGLADHPALIEAAKKAMEPKGFGMASVRFICGTQDIHRHLEHRLARFLGKEDAILFAACFDANGGLFEPLLGPEDAIISDALNHASIIDGIRLCKAKRYRYQNSDMTDLETKLREAREAGARHIMIATDGVFSMDGYLAKLPEITALAKQYDAVVMVDDCHATGFMGPKGEGTPAHFGVDVDILTGTLGKALGGGIGGYIAGPQPVIDLLRQRARPYLFSNSLPPAIVMSGLEAIRLVEEGDDLRKNLFDNARYWRAGLEDLGFTVLPGEHPIIPVMQGEAKLAQAMAAKLFDEGVYVSGFFFPVVPRGQARIRTQMNAALTHDDLNRALEAFEKAGKATGVLS; via the coding sequence GTGGCCCAGGAATTTCTGTCTGACATCACCGCTACATTGAAGGACATTGAGGCGGAGGGTCTTTATAAACGCGAACGGCTGATTACCTCGCCGCAAGGCGGCCACATTGCGGTCGGTGGGCGGGACGTCATCAACCTTTGTGCCAACAATTATCTGGGCTTAGCGGATCATCCGGCGTTGATTGAAGCTGCCAAGAAAGCGATGGAGCCGAAGGGCTTTGGTATGGCTTCCGTCCGGTTTATCTGCGGAACTCAGGACATTCACCGGCACCTGGAACACCGCCTGGCCAGATTTCTCGGCAAGGAGGATGCGATCCTGTTTGCGGCCTGTTTTGACGCCAATGGCGGGTTGTTTGAGCCGCTTTTGGGGCCTGAAGATGCGATCATATCGGACGCGCTTAATCACGCATCGATCATTGATGGTATCCGCCTGTGCAAGGCCAAGCGCTACCGCTACCAAAATTCCGATATGACGGATCTTGAAACAAAACTGCGTGAAGCCCGCGAGGCCGGTGCCCGCCACATCATGATCGCCACTGACGGTGTGTTTTCCATGGATGGGTATCTGGCCAAATTGCCGGAGATTACAGCCCTGGCCAAACAGTATGACGCCGTGGTGATGGTGGATGACTGCCACGCCACCGGTTTCATGGGGCCAAAAGGTGAGGGCACGCCAGCGCATTTTGGTGTTGATGTCGACATCTTGACCGGAACGCTTGGTAAAGCGCTCGGGGGCGGAATTGGCGGCTATATTGCGGGTCCGCAGCCGGTGATCGACCTTCTCCGCCAGCGGGCGCGGCCCTATCTCTTTTCCAACAGCCTGCCGCCTGCGATTGTCATGAGCGGATTGGAGGCGATCCGTCTGGTGGAAGAGGGCGATGATTTGAGAAAAAACCTCTTTGACAACGCTCGCTATTGGCGCGCCGGTTTGGAAGATCTTGGCTTTACAGTATTGCCGGGTGAGCACCCGATCATTCCCGTGATGCAGGGCGAAGCCAAATTGGCGCAGGCAATGGCGGCCAAGCTGTTTGACGAGGGAGTTTATGTCTCCGGCTTTTTCTTCCCGGTTGTGCCACGCGGCCAGGCGCGCATCCGCACCCAGATGAACGCAGCTCTGACCCATGATGACCTCAATCGCGCGTTGGAAGCTTTTGAGAAGGCGGGCAAGGCAACGGGAGTGCTGTCATGA
- a CDS encoding helix-turn-helix domain-containing protein, with amino-acid sequence MTDSDILARLPDRLKKARRAQGLSLEAVEKLSGVSRSMVSQIERGESNPTVATLLNLTRALNVDFAGLLGEEVAEDRVEIQKEHQTPALDRAGDGCKIRILSPPQDTGRFEVYELIFSEGGKLVSKPHERGTREQLVAEEGTLHVTSGVAKGEISKGDTARYAADVPHTIEAVNGPARAILMVVKF; translated from the coding sequence ATGACAGATTCAGATATTTTGGCCCGTCTGCCTGACCGGTTGAAGAAGGCGCGCCGGGCGCAGGGCTTGTCGCTTGAGGCGGTTGAGAAACTCTCCGGCGTTTCCCGATCCATGGTCAGCCAGATTGAGCGCGGCGAATCCAATCCGACGGTGGCGACCCTTCTCAATTTGACCCGGGCGCTCAACGTGGATTTTGCCGGCCTGCTCGGAGAAGAAGTGGCCGAAGACCGGGTGGAAATCCAAAAGGAGCATCAAACCCCGGCGCTCGACCGGGCCGGTGATGGCTGCAAGATCCGGATCCTGTCACCGCCGCAGGACACAGGCCGGTTTGAGGTCTATGAGTTGATCTTTTCAGAAGGTGGCAAGCTCGTCAGCAAGCCCCATGAGCGCGGTACCCGGGAACAACTGGTCGCCGAAGAAGGCACGCTGCATGTCACCTCTGGTGTCGCCAAAGGGGAGATCAGCAAAGGCGATACAGCCCGTTACGCCGCAGATGTCCCGCATACGATTGAAGCGGTTAACGGACCGGCCAGAGCCATACTGATGGTGGTAAAATTCTAA
- a CDS encoding caspase family protein produces MEKAGGGSIELDYVNYDDFFFENVEISPFEVAEAAFSLGVGFLAEPFHRKRRGLFSDLFSKFEYKIRKTAGYVVAWCADDGFQNETRKMIFEKIRTFKPDVILAHSLGSLISYDAFTHDEADAADLKAVLSKASYVTLGSQVNNNFVRGHLANGYLTMPKVARWHHLYNKHDPVFTAEIRYGERIGPRFLQSETTFKDIKFKGEEISEHSAPGYITHDAAVADLWLPVLAGAAAARGAARAMFATPKKGKKVRKRAKQQKALLVGINDYQAPVTPLEGCVNDVFLMSSVLQECDIPYENIRTVLDRRATAEAILSRLEWLLADAASGDELIFYFSGHGARYPEYNAQDMPDRFIEALVTADFDWSRGRCIKDRDIVDLYSQLPYDCRLLMIFDCCHSGGLHRNGTAKVRGLTPPDDIRHRMLYWDRKKSMWADRKFDRLNANYTKAKQEGIDIFGPEGASELIGRASMLRMMDEKKYKALKKKNPEKAQGAYLPLIIEACQAHEFAYEYRHGATSYGAFTYSLANNLRREKGISFDKLVKTTSAQLKDLGYEQEPNIVGPDDIKKANVPWNIT; encoded by the coding sequence GTGGAAAAAGCCGGCGGCGGGAGCATTGAGCTCGACTATGTGAACTATGATGATTTTTTCTTCGAGAACGTAGAGATATCCCCATTCGAAGTTGCGGAAGCTGCATTCTCATTGGGGGTGGGTTTTCTCGCAGAGCCCTTCCACAGAAAACGGCGCGGGCTATTTTCGGATTTGTTCAGCAAATTTGAATACAAGATCCGCAAAACTGCCGGATATGTGGTGGCTTGGTGCGCCGATGACGGGTTTCAAAATGAAACCCGCAAAATGATTTTTGAGAAAATTAGAACCTTCAAACCTGATGTTATTCTTGCACACAGTCTTGGTTCGCTAATCTCATATGACGCATTTACTCATGATGAGGCGGACGCTGCCGATCTGAAAGCTGTATTGTCAAAAGCAAGTTATGTGACCTTGGGCTCCCAGGTAAACAACAACTTTGTTCGGGGACATCTGGCAAACGGCTATCTGACTATGCCTAAAGTTGCCCGTTGGCATCATCTTTACAACAAGCATGACCCTGTGTTCACCGCCGAAATTAGATACGGTGAGCGAATTGGTCCACGCTTCCTGCAAAGCGAAACGACCTTCAAGGACATCAAGTTCAAAGGGGAGGAAATTTCCGAACATTCTGCTCCCGGCTATATCACTCATGATGCGGCGGTCGCGGATCTTTGGCTCCCGGTTCTTGCAGGTGCGGCGGCAGCTCGCGGTGCAGCCCGTGCGATGTTTGCCACCCCCAAGAAAGGCAAGAAAGTCAGAAAAAGAGCGAAGCAGCAAAAGGCTCTACTGGTTGGGATCAATGACTATCAGGCACCTGTCACGCCCCTTGAAGGCTGTGTCAACGATGTTTTCCTGATGAGTTCGGTTCTGCAAGAATGTGATATTCCTTATGAAAACATCAGAACCGTACTGGATCGCAGAGCAACCGCTGAGGCGATACTAAGCCGGCTGGAATGGCTGCTGGCGGATGCCGCTTCCGGGGATGAACTCATTTTTTATTTCAGCGGACATGGTGCCAGATACCCGGAATATAATGCCCAAGATATGCCGGACCGTTTTATAGAAGCGCTTGTGACGGCGGATTTTGATTGGTCCCGCGGACGCTGCATCAAGGATCGGGACATCGTCGATCTTTACAGCCAGCTTCCCTATGACTGCCGGTTGCTGATGATTTTCGACTGTTGTCATTCAGGAGGGCTTCACCGCAACGGAACTGCAAAAGTCCGTGGTCTGACACCGCCGGACGATATCCGTCATCGCATGCTGTATTGGGATCGGAAAAAGAGCATGTGGGCCGACCGCAAGTTCGACAGGCTCAATGCCAATTACACAAAAGCAAAGCAGGAGGGCATAGACATATTCGGACCTGAGGGAGCCAGTGAATTGATCGGCCGGGCCTCAATGCTCCGCATGATGGATGAAAAGAAGTACAAGGCCCTAAAAAAGAAGAATCCTGAGAAAGCACAGGGGGCATACCTCCCATTGATCATTGAGGCCTGCCAGGCGCATGAGTTTGCATATGAATACCGTCATGGCGCCACAAGCTATGGGGCGTTCACTTACAGCCTTGCCAACAACTTGCGCAGGGAAAAGGGAATTTCGTTTGATAAACTGGTGAAAACAACCAGTGCCCAATTGAAGGATCTTGGATATGAGCAAGAGCCAAATATCGTTGGTCCAGATGACATAAAAAAAGCAAATGTGCCCTGGAACATAACGTAA
- a CDS encoding formate--tetrahydrofolate ligase, which produces MASDIEIARAAKMKPIQEIGNRLNIPEESLQPYGRTKAKISADFINNLNGHDNGKLILVTAINPTPAGEGKTTTTVGLGDGLNKIGKNAMICLREPSLGPCFGMKGGAAGGGHAQVVPMEDINLHFTGDFHAITSAHNLLAALIENHIYWGNALGIDQRRVTWRRVLDMNDRALREIVCSLGGVANGFPREGGFDITVASEIMAILCLATDLEDLQKRLGDIIVAYRRDRTAITARELEADGAMTVLLKEAIQPNLVQTLENNPAFIHGGPFANIAHGCNSVMATQTALKLADYVVTEAGFGADLGAEKFFDIKCRKAGLSPDAVVIVATVRALKMNGGVAKEDLGAENVEAVQKGCANLGRHIENIKQFGVPAVVAINHFTADTDAEVQEIKDFCSDLGVDAVLASHWANGSEGTVELAEKVAGLAESGAAQFAPLYEDDMPLFEKIETIAKRIYRADEVLADKSIRDQLRRWEADGFGHLPVCMAKTQYSFTTDPNLRGAPTGHGVPIREVRLSAGAGFIVAICGEIMTMPGLPRVPSANHIKLDEQGQIEGLF; this is translated from the coding sequence ATGGCCAGCGATATCGAAATTGCCCGTGCAGCCAAAATGAAGCCGATCCAGGAGATTGGTAACCGCCTGAATATTCCCGAAGAGTCCCTGCAGCCATATGGGCGGACGAAGGCGAAGATTTCTGCCGACTTCATTAACAATCTGAACGGCCACGACAATGGCAAGCTGATCCTGGTTACCGCCATCAACCCAACCCCAGCCGGCGAAGGCAAGACAACCACCACTGTTGGTCTGGGTGACGGCCTCAACAAGATCGGCAAGAACGCAATGATCTGCCTGCGCGAACCGTCTCTCGGCCCGTGCTTCGGCATGAAAGGCGGCGCGGCTGGCGGCGGCCATGCCCAGGTCGTTCCGATGGAAGACATCAACCTGCATTTCACCGGCGACTTCCACGCCATCACGTCCGCACATAACCTCTTAGCTGCGCTCATTGAAAATCACATCTACTGGGGCAATGCACTGGGTATTGACCAGCGCCGTGTGACCTGGCGCCGTGTGCTCGACATGAACGATCGGGCGCTGCGCGAGATCGTTTGCTCGCTTGGCGGTGTGGCCAACGGCTTCCCGCGTGAAGGCGGCTTCGACATCACCGTTGCATCCGAAATCATGGCGATCCTCTGCCTGGCAACAGACCTGGAAGATCTGCAAAAACGCCTTGGCGACATCATCGTTGCCTATCGCCGCGACCGCACTGCGATCACAGCACGGGAGCTGGAAGCCGACGGTGCGATGACAGTTCTCCTAAAGGAAGCGATCCAGCCGAACCTGGTTCAAACCCTGGAAAACAACCCTGCCTTCATCCACGGCGGCCCGTTCGCAAACATCGCCCACGGCTGTAACTCCGTGATGGCAACCCAGACAGCCCTCAAACTTGCCGACTATGTGGTCACTGAAGCTGGTTTCGGCGCGGACCTTGGCGCGGAAAAATTCTTCGACATCAAATGCCGCAAGGCGGGCCTTTCACCGGACGCTGTGGTCATCGTTGCCACGGTCCGTGCATTGAAAATGAACGGTGGTGTTGCCAAAGAAGACCTGGGTGCGGAAAACGTCGAGGCAGTTCAAAAGGGCTGCGCCAACCTTGGCCGGCACATCGAGAACATCAAGCAGTTCGGTGTCCCTGCGGTGGTTGCCATCAACCACTTCACCGCCGACACCGACGCGGAAGTCCAGGAAATCAAAGACTTCTGCTCCGACCTTGGTGTGGACGCGGTTCTGGCCTCACACTGGGCGAACGGCTCTGAAGGCACAGTCGAGCTGGCGGAGAAGGTTGCTGGTTTGGCCGAAAGTGGCGCGGCACAATTCGCTCCGCTTTATGAAGACGACATGCCGCTGTTTGAAAAAATCGAAACCATCGCCAAGCGCATCTACCGCGCGGACGAGGTTCTGGCGGACAAGTCCATCCGCGATCAGCTGCGCCGCTGGGAAGCCGACGGCTTTGGCCACCTGCCGGTCTGCATGGCCAAGACCCAGTACTCCTTCACGACCGACCCGAACCTGCGCGGCGCCCCGACCGGTCACGGCGTGCCGATCCGCGAAGTACGTTTGTCGGCAGGCGCCGGGTTCATCGTTGCCATCTGCGGCGAGATCATGACCATGCCTGGCCTGCCGCGTGTTCCTTCAGCCAACCACATCAAACTTGATGAGCAAGGTCAGATCGAAGGCCTGTTCTAA
- a CDS encoding HD-GYP domain-containing protein: MHDILFISDSIPRSIDRASLISRAFNTQILPPKNVNACQLKAASIVVYDLVLDVETNVVHIRDALEQCQTVVVFFSSGNKLEKKQAEALKGARLVDRTHPLNILLSEMNTILRRTKRKTTLQDAMQLVDEAAASFEDICLSTVLGAPLPLDKLENATDTVSGTLAKYSLTNFLGSLQGYHSHTTRHTLLVATVAAEFCTRLNLSDDIRELLISGAIVHDIGKTQIPLAILDKPAKLSDSEMELVRTHPRHGYRILQKNPKLDDRIKILALEHHEYLDGSGYPDGKVEKDLCLEVRILTICDIYSALIEKRSYKPPLSHNEAIRILDSMGGKLDQRLLAEFKKIMRPAPGFATVRAKAAG, from the coding sequence ATGCATGATATCCTTTTCATTTCTGATTCCATTCCGCGCTCTATTGACAGAGCGTCCCTGATATCGCGTGCCTTCAATACCCAGATTTTGCCGCCCAAAAACGTCAATGCGTGCCAACTGAAGGCAGCAAGTATTGTCGTCTATGATCTCGTCTTGGATGTTGAAACCAATGTCGTTCACATCCGTGACGCTCTTGAACAATGCCAGACAGTTGTTGTGTTTTTTTCCTCCGGCAACAAGCTGGAAAAAAAGCAGGCCGAGGCACTCAAGGGCGCCCGCCTTGTCGACCGGACCCATCCTTTGAACATTCTCCTGTCGGAGATGAACACAATTTTGCGGCGGACAAAAAGGAAGACCACGCTGCAAGATGCCATGCAGCTGGTCGACGAGGCTGCTGCTTCTTTTGAAGACATTTGCCTATCGACCGTGCTCGGCGCGCCTTTACCTCTCGACAAACTGGAAAACGCGACAGATACAGTCAGTGGCACGCTCGCCAAATACAGTCTCACCAACTTCCTGGGAAGTTTGCAGGGTTACCATTCCCACACGACGCGGCACACATTGCTTGTCGCAACCGTCGCAGCTGAGTTCTGCACCCGCCTGAACCTTTCAGACGATATTCGTGAATTGCTGATCTCCGGTGCGATTGTTCACGATATCGGCAAAACTCAGATCCCTTTGGCAATCTTGGACAAACCGGCAAAACTGTCCGATTCAGAAATGGAATTGGTCCGCACCCATCCACGTCACGGGTACCGGATTCTACAAAAAAATCCGAAACTTGACGATCGCATCAAGATCCTAGCTTTGGAGCATCACGAATATTTGGATGGATCTGGGTATCCAGATGGGAAAGTTGAAAAGGATCTTTGTCTGGAAGTGCGCATCCTGACAATTTGCGACATATACTCCGCCCTAATCGAAAAGCGCAGCTACAAACCACCGCTCTCCCACAACGAAGCCATCCGCATTTTGGATTCCATGGGCGGAAAACTCGACCAAAGGCTCCTTGCGGAATTTAAGAAAATCATGCGGCCAGCACCCGGTTTTGCAACAGTGCGTGCCAAGGCAGCCGGTTAA
- a CDS encoding B12-binding domain-containing protein, with protein sequence MSDEEDIDLSTLSDDELVEQMHDDLYDGLQEEIQDAVNILLERGWMPYDILTKALVEGMRIVGVDFRDGILFVPEVLLSANAMKSGMNILRPLLAETGAPKVGKMVIGTVKGDIHDIGKNLVSMMMEGAGFEVIDIGINNPVENYIAALEEHQPDILGMSALLTTTMPYMKVVIDEMKEKGLRDDYIVLVGGAPLNEEFGQAVGADGYCRDAAVAVEMAKDLIARRHNQLANRG encoded by the coding sequence ATGTCTGACGAAGAAGACATCGACCTGTCGACCCTGTCTGACGATGAACTCGTCGAGCAGATGCATGATGATCTGTATGATGGCCTGCAGGAAGAAATCCAGGATGCAGTGAATATTCTCCTGGAACGCGGCTGGATGCCATATGACATCCTGACCAAAGCACTTGTCGAAGGCATGCGCATCGTCGGCGTCGACTTCCGCGATGGCATCTTGTTCGTGCCGGAAGTGCTGCTCTCAGCCAACGCCATGAAGTCCGGCATGAACATCTTGCGCCCGCTTCTCGCTGAAACCGGTGCTCCGAAGGTCGGCAAAATGGTCATCGGCACGGTCAAGGGCGACATCCACGACATCGGCAAGAACCTTGTTTCCATGATGATGGAAGGGGCCGGCTTTGAAGTTATCGATATCGGTATCAACAATCCGGTTGAGAACTACATTGCCGCTTTGGAAGAGCACCAGCCGGACATCCTCGGCATGTCTGCGCTTCTGACCACCACCATGCCTTATATGAAGGTCGTCATCGACGAGATGAAAGAAAAAGGCCTGCGCGATGACTACATCGTTCTTGTAGGCGGCGCGCCGCTGAACGAAGAATTCGGGCAAGCGGTTGGCGCTGACGGCTATTGCCGCGATGCCGCCGTTGCCGTGGAAATGGCCAAGGACCTCATCGCACGCCGGCACAATCAGCTGGCCAACAGAGGCTAA
- a CDS encoding DUF1638 domain-containing protein, which yields MFKEAADMQAGEPLFPIEPDEDTNDKLGRVLVIACGALAREIIAIRDLNGLDHIDLTCLPAKLHNTPDKIPDEVRRVITLNQGRYSDILVAYGDCGTGGLLDKVLEETGARRIEGAHCYAFFAGIETFDEFEEDQLGSFYLTDFLVRHFQTMVIEPLGLDWHPHLRDMYFEHYTRVLYLAQTDDPKLEEDALKAAERLGLPLEIKKTGFGLLTPFLKKTPTVTVL from the coding sequence ATGTTCAAGGAGGCTGCCGACATGCAGGCGGGCGAGCCTCTTTTCCCGATCGAACCGGACGAGGACACGAACGACAAGCTCGGCCGTGTCCTAGTTATCGCCTGCGGCGCGTTGGCCCGTGAGATCATTGCTATCCGCGACTTGAATGGGCTCGACCATATTGACCTGACTTGCCTTCCGGCCAAGCTGCACAACACTCCGGACAAGATTCCGGACGAAGTCAGACGGGTCATTACCCTTAACCAGGGTCGCTACTCTGACATTCTTGTTGCTTATGGCGACTGCGGCACCGGCGGCCTTCTCGACAAAGTTCTGGAAGAAACCGGCGCCCGCCGGATTGAAGGGGCACATTGTTATGCCTTCTTCGCAGGCATCGAAACTTTCGACGAATTTGAAGAAGATCAGCTCGGCAGCTTTTATCTGACCGATTTCCTGGTCCGCCACTTTCAAACAATGGTGATCGAACCGCTCGGCCTCGATTGGCATCCGCATCTGCGCGACATGTATTTCGAGCACTACACCCGCGTTTTGTACTTGGCGCAAACGGACGATCCCAAGCTGGAAGAAGACGCATTGAAGGCTGCAGAACGCCTTGGTCTTCCGCTTGAAATCAAAAAAACCGGCTTCGGTTTACTGACGCCGTTTTTGAAAAAAACGCCGACGGTGACCGTGCTCTGA
- a CDS encoding virulence factor — translation MAQKTIVYWRDIPAQILVKKGRKSARRELPSVFMETIDACAMRVGAKDSDAYMAEWRRADPVEVSDELEQEADSALETLVAAYPKHRLMELMANGGTEHD, via the coding sequence ATGGCGCAAAAGACCATCGTTTACTGGCGGGACATCCCGGCACAAATCCTGGTGAAAAAAGGCCGCAAATCGGCCCGCCGGGAACTGCCATCTGTTTTCATGGAAACGATTGATGCCTGTGCAATGCGTGTCGGAGCAAAAGACAGCGATGCCTATATGGCCGAATGGCGCCGGGCAGACCCTGTGGAAGTTTCCGACGAGCTTGAACAGGAGGCCGACAGCGCACTGGAAACACTTGTTGCCGCCTATCCGAAACACCGCCTGATGGAGCTGATGGCGAATGGAGGCACCGAACATGACTGA
- a CDS encoding methylenetetrahydrofolate reductase, with translation MTETCLLANGRLPASTEMSPKQVVEKSELLAGIPSGTQVYVTDLGNASEDMIVSAAKILTDKGLAAVPHMAARRYASAQDFERRITRLTQEAGVNDVLVIAGEADKAGPLTSSVALLETGLFDKLGIKKIGVAGHPEGAPDIKPDVIKSFLMHKHELAKNSDAEFRIVTQFGFDPHQVSVWLDEIRAWGNTFPVHIGVAGPAKMTTLLKYAAFAGVENSLNFLKKRGGAVVSMLSGYDPNTMVEPLEARITSQPDSQLAQIHVYPFGGVAKTSEWLLARGSWSFQTPSSPLTANEIA, from the coding sequence ATGACTGAGACCTGCCTGTTGGCCAATGGGCGGCTGCCCGCGTCGACTGAAATGTCACCGAAGCAGGTGGTGGAAAAGAGCGAACTTCTGGCAGGTATCCCTTCCGGCACACAAGTTTATGTCACCGACCTTGGCAATGCTTCGGAAGACATGATTGTCTCCGCAGCGAAGATCCTGACCGACAAGGGGCTGGCGGCTGTGCCGCATATGGCCGCGCGCCGCTATGCCAGTGCTCAAGATTTTGAGCGCCGCATCACTCGCCTCACCCAGGAAGCTGGTGTCAACGACGTTCTGGTGATCGCGGGAGAAGCCGACAAAGCCGGTCCCCTCACCTCCTCGGTTGCTCTTTTGGAAACCGGTCTGTTCGACAAGCTTGGCATCAAGAAAATCGGCGTTGCCGGACACCCTGAGGGGGCGCCCGATATCAAACCGGACGTGATCAAGTCCTTCTTGATGCATAAACATGAATTGGCCAAAAACAGCGATGCGGAATTCCGGATTGTCACCCAATTCGGATTCGACCCGCATCAAGTCAGCGTTTGGCTGGATGAAATCCGCGCCTGGGGCAACACCTTCCCGGTCCACATCGGTGTCGCAGGCCCTGCGAAGATGACGACACTTTTGAAATATGCGGCCTTTGCTGGCGTCGAAAACTCCCTCAACTTCCTGAAGAAGCGCGGCGGAGCTGTCGTCTCCATGCTGTCCGGCTACGACCCGAACACGATGGTCGAACCGCTGGAAGCCCGCATCACCAGCCAGCCGGACAGTCAGCTGGCCCAGATCCATGTTTACCCGTTTGGCGGCGTCGCCAAGACCTCCGAGTGGCTGCTTGCCCGCGGTAGCTGGTCTTTTCAGACCCCCTCTTCTCCTCTGACTGCAAACGAGATTGCCTAA
- a CDS encoding methyltetrahydrofolate cobalamin methyltransferase, translating into MTRTVVASATKEIVIGFDQPFCVIGERINPTGRKKLAAEMVEGNFETVKADVIAQAAAGATMLDVNAGVTAVNPNETEPPLLVKTLEIVQELTDLPISIDSSVTEAIKAGLEVTKGRPLVNSVTGEEDKLEAILPLIKKYDVPVVAISNDETGISEDPDVRFEVAKKIVERAADYGIPAHDIVVDPLVMPIGAMGTAGQQVFALLRRLREELKVNTTCGLSNISFGLPHRHGINAAFIPMVIGAGMTSAIMNPCRPQEMEAVRGANTLNGTDPNCQEWIMTYRDHKPAAAGAPTAAPAEAASAGGRRRGGRAARRAG; encoded by the coding sequence ATGACCCGCACTGTTGTCGCCTCCGCCACCAAAGAAATCGTCATCGGTTTCGACCAGCCGTTCTGTGTCATCGGTGAGCGCATCAACCCGACCGGCCGCAAGAAATTGGCCGCAGAAATGGTTGAAGGCAATTTTGAAACCGTAAAGGCTGACGTCATCGCACAGGCGGCCGCCGGCGCGACCATGCTCGACGTCAATGCTGGCGTCACGGCTGTGAACCCGAACGAAACCGAGCCGCCTCTTTTGGTGAAAACGCTTGAGATCGTTCAGGAGCTGACAGACCTGCCGATCTCCATCGACTCCTCCGTCACCGAAGCCATCAAGGCGGGCCTGGAAGTCACCAAGGGCCGTCCGCTGGTTAACTCGGTCACTGGTGAAGAAGACAAGCTGGAAGCGATCCTGCCGCTCATCAAGAAATACGATGTGCCTGTGGTGGCGATCTCCAACGACGAAACCGGCATTTCCGAAGATCCGGACGTCCGTTTTGAAGTTGCCAAGAAAATCGTTGAGCGCGCAGCTGACTACGGCATTCCGGCACACGACATCGTGGTCGATCCACTTGTCATGCCGATCGGTGCTATGGGCACGGCCGGTCAGCAGGTGTTTGCATTGCTGCGCCGCTTGCGTGAAGAGCTGAAGGTCAACACCACCTGCGGCCTCTCCAACATCTCCTTCGGCCTGCCACACCGTCACGGCATCAATGCTGCGTTCATTCCGATGGTGATCGGCGCCGGCATGACGTCCGCGATCATGAACCCGTGCCGCCCACAGGAAATGGAAGCTGTCCGCGGCGCGAACACCCTCAACGGCACCGATCCGAACTGCCAGGAGTGGATCATGACCTACCGCGACCACAAACCGGCCGCAGCCGGCGCGCCAACCGCAGCTCCGGCAGAAGCGGCCAGTGCCGGCGGACGCCGCCGCGGCGGCCGCGCTGCCCGGCGTGCTGGCTAA